The Skermanella rosea sequence GGTTATCGCAGCTCCCTGTTCGGCTACTCGTGCAAGCTCCCGAAACAGGGCAGTATGCAGGTGCAGGACCTTCAGAAGGATCTCGACGCCCTGCGCGTCCGCCTGTAGCCCCGGGCAGCCCCTGTTGCGAGGGGCTGCCCGGTGCGTCGTACCGGTTCACGGGAGGCCCGGTCGGGCGGGAACCGGCACCCCGCCCGATCCAAAGCCTGAACCTGAGCCGTCAGGATTTGCCGAGATCGAAGCGGTCCAGCTCCATCACCTTGGTCCACGCCGCGACGAAGTCCCTCGCGAAGCGCTCCTGCGCGTCGCCGGCACCGTAGACTTCGGCGATGGCGCGCAGTTCGGAATTGGCACCGAAGGCGAGATCGACCCGGGTGGCGGTCCACTTCGCCTCGCCCGTGGCGCGGTCCCGCCCCTCGAACAGCATCTCGTCCTCGGACACGGGCTTCCACACCGTCCCCATGTCGAGCAGGTTGACGAAGAAATCGGTGCTCAGCACGCCCGGCCGCGACGTGAAGACCCCGTGCTTCGCATCGCCATGGTTGGCCCCCAGCACGCGCAGGCCGCCGATGAGCACCGTCATCTCCGGCGCGGTGAGCGTCATCAGCTGCGCCTTGTCCACCATCATCTCCTCGGGCGAGACCGGGACCTCGCGCTTGAGGTAGTTCCGGAAGCCGTCGGCGACCGGTTCCATCACCGAGAAGGAATGGACATCCGTCTGCTCCTGCGTCGCGTCGGTGCGGCCGGGGGTGAACGGAACCTCCACCGGGACGCCGCCTTCCTTCGCGGCCTGCTCGACCGCGGCCGAGCCGCCGAGCACGATCAGGTCGGCGAGCGAGACCTTCTTGCCGCCCGGGGCCGCGGCGTCGAACTCCGCCTTGATGCCTTCCAGAACGCCCAGAACCCTGGCGAGCTGCTCCGGCTGGTTGGCCTCCCAGTCCTTCTGCGGGCTGAGGCGGATGCGCGCCCCGTTGGCGCCGCCGCGCCGGTCCGACCCGCGGAAGGTGTTGGCCGACGCCCAGGCGGTCCGGACCAGTTCCGCGGTCGAAAGGCCGGACGCGAGGATCCTCGCCTTCAGCCCGGCGATGTCCTGCGCATCGACCAGCGGGTGATCGACGGGCGGCACCGGGTCCTGCCAGATCAGGTCCTCGTCCGGAACCTCCGGGCCGAGATAGCGGACGCGCGGCCCCATGTCCCGGTGGGTGAGCTTGAACCAGGCGCGGGCGAAGGCGTCGGCGAATTCCCCGGGGTTGGCGTGGAACCGCCGGGAGATCGGCTCGTAGATCGGGTCCATGCGCATCGCCATGTCGGCGGTGGTCATCATCAGCCGGACCCGCTTGCCCGACCCGTCCACCTCCGGCGCGTGGTCCTTCTCCTCCAGCTCCTTCGCAGCCCACTGCCAGGCGCCGGCGGGGCTTTTCACCAGTTCCCACTCGTAGCCGAACAGGACGTCGAAATAGCCGTTGTCCCACGTCGTCGGGTTGGGGGTCCACGGCCCCTCGATGCCGCTGGTGATCGTGTGGACGCCCTTGCCGCTCTCGAAGGTGCTCTGCCAGCCCAGGCCCGCCATCTCGATCGAGGCGCCCTCGGGCTCGCGGCCGACAAGGCCGGGATCGCCCGCGCCGTGGGCCTTCCCGAAGGTGTGGCCGCCGGCGACCAGGGCCACCGTCTCCTCGTCGTTCATCGCCATGCGGGCGAAGGTCTCGCGGATGTCGCGGCCGGAGGCGACCGGGTCGGGCTCGCCGTTGGGTCCCTGCGGGTTGACGTAGATCAGGCCCATCTGCACCGCGGCCAGCCGGTTCTCCAGCACCCGGTCGCCGGTGTAGCGCATGTCGCCCAGCCACTCGGCCTCGGGACCCCACCAGATGTCCTCGCCCGGCTCCCAGGTGTCCGCGCGGCCGCCGCCGAAGCCGAAGGTCTTGAAGCCCATCGATTCCAGGGCGCAGTTGCCGGCGAGGATCATCAGGTCGGCCCAGGAGATCCGGCTGCCGTATTTCTGCTTGATCGGCCAGAGCAGCCGCCGCGCCTTGTCCAGGTTGCCGTTGTCAGGCCAACTGTTCAGCGGGGCGAAGCGCTGCCCGCCGGACGAGGCGCCGCCGCGGCCGTCATAGGTGCGGTAGGTCCCGGCGCTGTGCCACGCCATGCGGATGAACAGCGGACCGTAGTGGCCGTAATCCGCGGGCCACCAGTCCTGGCTGTCGGTCATCAGGGCGTAAAGATCCCGCTTCAGCGCCTGGAGGTCCAGCTTCTTGAACTCCTCGGCGTAGTCGAACCCTTTCCCCATGGGATCGCTGAGGGAAGAGTGCTGGCGCAGGATCCGCAAGTTGAGCTGATTGGGCCACCAGTCCCGGTTCGTCCGGAACATGGTGGGCGTGCGCTTCTGGCTTCCACCCGTGAAGGGGCAGGCGACATCGTCCGGCATGCTTTGACCTCCCTTTGCTACCTCGTTTAGCACATGCTTCATGCCCAGTGCCGTTGTGCGGCATTCTCGATTGACAGGGTCCGGCTGTCGGAAGCCTGGAATGACGACGAAAGCGGTCGCATGCCGTTCCGGGTTGTCGGCACCGATCCCCATGGCGGGACATCCCCGGCATATCCGCTTCGATGTATTCCCGCTCGGACCTCCGGCTCCTCCATACAATGAACTGAAAATGCTGTCGAACGATGATTCATTCAAGCCTGTCGGAAGCGGAGTCGGGCGACAGCCGCAAAATAAGGTTGCGACGAAGGGGTGTGACGCCCGTTACGCCCCAGCTTCGGAAGCCTGTCGATGGCTTCGGCCGAGGCGCAAACGCAGGATTGCCGAGGCTGAGGGCAGGGCAAAGAGCCGCCCGTTCCGGACTGCCGGCGGCGCCATGACTCGGCTGTTGGTGATATGCCGGTGGCTGCTACGATTCTGGAGGGCGCTACCGCTGCACGCAACTGCGCGAGAAATTGGGGTCAGAGTGAATACGTTGACGTTGAAGCCCGGCTTGAGGTCCCGGAAGCATGTCGGGCCGGATAGCCTGGAGATGCCTGACCGTATCGAGTGCCATGGCAAGGACAAGAGCGCCAACAAGGAGCGCCGGCAACTGATCGAGGCATCTTCCGGCTGAGGCGCGCGAATCGCCCTGGAGCGCACTCCGCGCGGCTTTCGTCGTGCTCCCGGCGGCGGGGTAGAGTGCCGCCGGGAGCTTCGAAGGCGAGTCCCTGGGGAGGAGACGAACTCAGGCGCTGCCGGCGGTCCCGTCGGGGCCGGTCAGCAATGCCATGAGTTTCCGTTCGATGCTGGCCCTCTCCTCCAACAGCGACGATCGTACCCGCGCAGTGATCGGTAAAGTGGACGGCGAGTCAATGGCCGACATCCACGACGCTCTTCTCGTTCTATTCAGCATCGCTTGATCGGGACCCGCTGCCAATCGTTGAAGCTGTCGGCAATCCTTTCAGCGACCCATCCGCACGCACGGGGGAGGCCCAGCTTTGGAACGCTCCGGTTGGGATTCTGGAACATATGAAGATAGACGTACTTCCGCGACCGCTTCTAAAGCTTGTCCCGTGCTAGAGATGGTCCGGTCACGACACACCGTTCTTTCCTGAACCGTTGGAATCATCGTTCAGATACTCTCAATCGGAGGAGGACAAGGTGTTTTTCATGCAAGACCACCATGGCTTTTCGCCGTCCCATCACTCGCACGGCCATCATTATCGTTCGTGGGACGGTCGTGATGATTGTCAGGACCGGGATCATCACGGCGGGCGCGGGCCGAAGTTTCATCATGACAAGGTCGAAATCGGGCATGTGTCGGGGCGAGCCACCGCCGACTGGTGGGAATGGGTGCTGTCCTATCCGGAGGTCGAGAACCCGCAACTCGATACCACGGGCGAGTTGGCGGATCTTGGCGATTTCGGCCGCACCTTCTTCGTCGCCGGCACGTTCAGCGGCGATGTCGAGCGAAGCTTCTCCGTCGATTACGGCCAGACGCTGGTCATTCCCTTGATCAACGTCGTGAGCTTCGCGACAGAACCGGACGATACCGCCGCCTCCCTGCGCGAGGATGCCGCCGAATTTATCGACGCGGTCGAGGACCTGACGCTGATCATCGACGGCAAAGTCTATTCCGACGAGAAGCTGTTCGATTTCCGGACGAAATCGACTGTTTTCGATGCCGTCGTGCCCGAAGGCGGCGTTCTTCCCGCAGGCACTTACGATCCCGTGGTGTCCGACGGCTACTGGGTCAAGGTGAAGGGGCTATCGCCCGGAGAGCACACGATCGAGTTCGGCGGCTCGCTGACTGACGACGAGGGCAACACCTTCGATGTCAACATCACCGATAACATCACGGTCGTCGCGGACAGGCACTGGTCGGATTGGTCGTGACGAACGATCCGGTCGAATGGGCCGTGGCGACCGGCTCTTCCTAACCCGCGAACAGGCGCCTCATAAGCAAAAAGCCAGCCGACCCATGGGATCGACCGGCTTTCCGACTGGTAGCGGAGGAGGGATTTGAACCCCCGACACAAGGATTATGATGATGCGTGTGTTACTAGCAATTTCTGTGGCTTAAGGCCGTTTTTCTGGGTTTTTTCTGGAGTCTCAGCATATCTCACTCAGTATCACTGCACCTATAGTCCAACCAAATTCCTCGTCGTCGCCCAAACCAACTCAATTTATACTTCCACTTATACTCCCACATTGAACAGAACAGTTTTGTTCAATGTAGTGCGAGATGATGCTTGGCCGCTCTGAACCGCACCGGGATTCCCGGAGGCCGATTTGGTTGAGTCACGCCGCCCTGGCGCCGTCCTCGGTTTGAGCATAGTAGCGTGCTTCGGCCTCGGCGGGTGGAATGTTGCCGATGGGTTCGAGCAGGCGCCGGTGGTTGAACCAGTTGACCCATTCCAAGGTGGCGAACTCGACGGCTTCCAAGTTGCGCCATGGCCCTCGGCGTCGGATCACCTCGGTCTTGTAGAGGCCGTTGATCGTCTCGGCCAAGGCGTTGTCATAGGAATCGCCGACGCTGCCGACCGACGGCTCGACACCGGCCTCGGCCAAGTGCTCGGTGTAGCGAATGCTGACATATTGCGACCCGCGGTCGGAATGGTGGATGAGGCCGCTGCCTTTGGCCGGACGGCGGTCGTGAAGCGCCTGCTCCAGGGCATCCAGGACAAATCCGGCGTGTGCGGTGCGCGAGACCCGCCAGCCGACAATCCGCCGGGCAAACGTGTCGATGACGAAGGCCACGTAAACGAAGCCTTGCCATGTCGCCACAAACGTGAAATCCGCGACCCACAAGGCGTTCGGGCAGGACGCCTGGAACTGGCGGTTCACCCGGTCGAGCGGACACGGTGCCGCCCGGTCGCTGATCGTCGTCCGCACCGTCTTGCCGCGTGTCACCCCCTTCAGCCCCATAGAGAGTGTCAGGAATTTCGTGTGAGGGCGGGCATACTGGGAGAAAAGGAGATCCCGCATGGCTCGTCGCAAACCACCCGTCATCCCTGACGCCCTGCTCGACCAACTTCTTGCCGGGTCCGACGCGAAGAGCGCGTTCGATCCGAACGGCCTTCTGGACGGCCTGAAGAAGGCACTTGCCGAGCGGGCGCTGAATGCCGAGATGGACCATCATCTCGCCGGCGAGGACGAGGCCGGCAACGGCCGGAACGGCTACGGCCGCAAGACGGTGCTGACCGACACCGGCAAGCTGGAACTGGAGATCCCGCGCGATCGGCGGGCGACCTTCGATCCGCAGCTCATCGCCAAGTACCAGCGGCGCTTTCCGGGCTTCGACGACAAGATCGTATCGATGTATGCCCGCGGCATGAGCGTCCGGGAGATCGTCGGGCACCTGCGCGAACTCTACGGCGTGGAGGTCTCGCCCGACCTGATCAGCGCCGTGACCGACGCCGTGCTGGACGAGATCGCCACCTGGCAGGCCCGGCCGCTGGAGCCGGTCTACCCGCTAGTGTTCTTCGACGCCCTGCGGGTCAAGGTCCGCGACGAGGGACTGGTCCGCAACAAGGCCGTCCACGTGGCCCTCGGTGTGCGGGCCGACGGCACCAAGGAGATCCTCGGCCTGTGGCTGGAGCAGAACGAGGGCGCCAAGTTCTGGCTGCGTGTCCTGAACGAGCTGCGCAACCGCGGCGTGGAGGACATCCTGATCGCCGTGGTCGACGGGCTGAAGGGCTTTCCCGACGCCATCCAGGCGGTGTTCCCGCAGGCCATGGTCCAGACCTGCATCGTGCACCTGCTGCGCAACAGCCTGGAGTTCGTCTCCTGGAAGGACCGCCGGGCCGTCGCAGCCGCCCTGAAGGACATCTACCGGGCGATCGACGCCACGGCCGCCGAGGCCGCGCTGGAAGCCTTCGAGGACAGCGCCTGGGGACGCAAGTATCCGGCCATCGGCCCGTGCTGGCGCCGCGCCTGGAACGAGGTGGTGCCGTTCTACGCCTTCCCGGCCGAGGTCCGGCGCATCCTGTACACCACCAACGCCATCGAATCCTTGAATGCCAAGCTCCGCCGGGCCGTTCGCGCCCGAGGCCACTTCCCGACTGACGATGCCGCCCTGAAGCTGATCTTCCTGGTCTTGCACAGGACCGAGAAACAGTGGACCATGCCGGCACGCGAATGGGCCATGGCAAAGGCTCAGTTCGCCGTCCTCTTCGGTGAGCGCTTCACAAAGGCATTCGCCTGATCATGCGAAACCGCCCGCCCTCACACGAAATTCCTGACACTCTCGCCCCATACGCCGCATCAGCCGGGCCACTGTGCAACGCGCCACGTCAAGGCCTTCCCGCCGCAACTGCCGCCAGACCTTCCTGACCCCGTAGACCTGGAAGTTCCCGTCCCAGATCCGCCGGATAGCCACGCTGAGTTCCGCATCGCTTCGCCAGCGGGCCGGCGCCTTTGACGGGTCAGTCCGCAGGGCGGCATGGGCGTGATAAGTTGACGGGGCGATCGGCAGCACTTTGCAGATCGGCTCGACCCCGTGGACGGCGCGCTGCTCGTCGATGAAGGCGATCATTTCCTGAACGGGCGGTCGAGCTCCGCCTGGGCAAAATACGCCGATGCCTTGCGAAGGATCTCGTTCGCCTGGCGCAGTTCCCGGACCTCGCGCTCCAGCGCCTTGATCCGCTCCTGCTCGTCCGTCGTCGGGCCGGGCCGTTTCCCCTGGTCGCGCTCGGCCTGCCGGACCCAGCCCCGCAGCGTCTCCGCCGTGCAGCCGATCTTCGCCGTGATCGAGCTGATCGCCGCCCACTGCGACGCGTGCTCGCCTTCGTGATCGAACACCATCCGAACCGCGCGTTCGCGGATTTCAGGGGCGTACTTGGGTGATGCCTGTTTCGTCATGATGACCCCAGTCTCTCAAGAAATGGGGCCTCCGGTAAACCCGGCGCGGTTCACACCTCACTGACCAAGATCGCTTTCCACCCCCAGTTCCTCTTCCTCTTATCAAAGCTCTGGACAGCGACTCCAGTCACGACATCCTCGTCATTGATATCACTGGCTCTCACGAGATCAGGCGGAATGAAGATGTTGTCGTCAGTGAAGCCCAGGCCATTCCTTACTTTGACCATACTCCGAAAGGACCGGCAGACCTGAGTGCCAGGCGTTTTGCTCGTCGCTTCGGCCGTCAGGGCGCGCACGCCTCCTCCCTTGCGAGACTGGAACGTGGCCAGCTTGAAGGAGACGAATGCGCCGACAGCGGCTATCCCCTTGTAGTGGGCGAGAGGGAAGGTTCCCTGTGCTTCCCGGCCGGCCGTGAAGTGCATCAAGCCCTTGCTGGGGTTGACGTGGTCGACGATTCCAACCGTTTCAGGGAAGATGTCAAAGGGCGCACCGTCCGGACGGTCGGAGACCGCATGGAGAATGAAGCGCCGCTCGCCCTCAGGGTCGTAGTCGGCCTTCACCCGGATGGGCTGGCCAATCCGCGGCGACTTCAGCTTCAGCCTGTTTTCCGGGATAGACACTTCGGCGGGAAGAAAGGGGGTCTTGAGATAAAGCTTCCGCCTCGGCTTCCCGTCCTGTCCTTCAACAGTGAATGTTTCTCCCACGCAGGCGTCGATCCAAGGGAGGTCAGAGAACAGGAGGTCGTCGGCTGCGGCCGCGAAGCGCGCATAGAAGCCGGCCTTAGGGGGCGTGGCATCGATGGCTGCATACCAGTCCATGGCGGTCATGTCCTGCACGTCGACAGGCACACGATGGCCGGAGCGCTTCTTGTGCTCGAAGATCCGTTCGATCTCCCCCTTTGCCTCGGCCGTATGCCCGGCGTCCAGGAACTCGCGCGCGAGCTTCAGGCGAAGCGGACTCACGAAATTGTCATCCTGCGAGCAGGTCAGAGACTTGCAGTAGCAGGCCAGGCGTGTCCCAGGATCGGCCTGAAGATCTCCGAGAAGCTCCCATGCCCAATACTCCTGGGATTTCGTCTTAGTGAAGGAGAGCGCAAGGTTCCGGGCCTCGTCCTGGCGTCCAAGCGCCCGGAGGAGCTTCACTTTGTTCAGCTCCAACCAGTGGTTGTCCGGGAAGCGCGCCATCATGCGGTCGACGAAGAGCAGCATGTAGTCGAGATCGGCACGGTTGCCGGTCTCGGCGGCTTCCTTTGCGGCCTTCATGACCACCTTCTCGGCGAGCGCGGGGATGCTCTTCCCGTCCTTCGCGGCGAAACGCTCGAAGTCCTCCTGCCGGAGATGCTCGAGCCCCCAGAGACGGGCGAAGGGCAACATCTTGAGATGGTCGCCGGAGGCGAGGCGCGAGGCCATGTACAGCATGCAGCTGTGAAGCTGCGAGGGACGCTCGACCTCGAGTCCCATATAGGCGTTGAGATGGCGCCGAGCCTCGCCCACGACGGCCGGCAGCAACTCCTCTGGGAGCTTCTTCCCCAAAAGGTCCTTTGTCGCTTTGTAGAGATCCCAGCCATAGTTCGTCGAGATCTCGGGGCCAAGCGGCTTGCGGCGGGCAAGATCGGCGTAAATCTTGATCGCGTCGCGGAGGCGCCCAGCTTTGCTGTGCTCCTGCGCCTGGGCGATCTCGCCCGCCCCTTCCTCGAGGAGCGAGAGCGCACGGCCACGCTCCTTGGTGAGGATCTCATCGTTCTCGGGCAGCTCCAGCGCCCGCAGCTGACGGGCATAATCCTCGGCCGCTTCGCTGGAGCCCTTCCGGGCGTTCGCCTTCAGAAGGTCGATGAGGCACCAGGCATAGGCTCGAACGTCCCAGGCATCTCGGTCGGGCGACGTTATGCGCTCCCGCGCCATCTCGTAGGCGGCGTCGATCTGGCGGTCCCGGCGGAGCTTGAAGACCTCGCTCGACGAGCTCATCAGCCTTTCCTAACAGGCAGCAGGTCGATCACCTCAGACAGGAGCGCACGCGGCGCCCGCGATGGGTTGACCGGCTTGCATGTACTGAAGGTGCCCCTTCCGTTGTAATAGATATCGACGACCACCGCGTCGGAGCCACGGGCGAAGGTGTACCGCTGGCACCATGGCAACTCGGCCACGTCCGCGATCTGGATCCCCCGCTCCTTGGCCCGCGAAAGGAGCCATTCGTGGAATGTGCCGAGGAACTCCTGGCTGGGGACATAGATCACATCTTTCGACGAGGACGCTCGATTGGCGGGTGTCAGGATGCGGTCCGACAGGGCACCCAGGCACTGATTCAGCTCGTCGCTCAGCGCGTTGACCTGGGTCGGCATGATCCTCCCGATCTTTCCCTTGCCGTTGTAGGCAATGTTCACTCGGGCGGATTCACCGTCACGGCGGAAGAAATACGCTTCCTGATACTGATTATGGACGATGTCCTCGATTTCGATGTTGGTCCCTTCAAGGACGGCCTGCACATGCCCCAGGATGGCGAAGAGGACCCCATTCTGCTCGGTGAGGCCGAAGCGCTCCGGTGGGGCGTCGGGGCTGCCAATTGAGGCCTCCGGTGACACGGAGATCGTCTCCGCCGACGAGCAGGACGTGGCGAAAGGAGGCATACCTATTACCTTGATGTCCGCGCCCACCTCCCGATGCGGGGGCTTGACCATGTAAAGACGACCCTTCGCTCGTGTCATCGCTGTGTAGAGCCATCGAAAGTAGTCGGATGAGAGTTCGTTTTGGCCGCGCGGGCAGACGACGAAGACGTGCTCCCATTCGCCGCCCTGGGCCTTGTGGCAGGTGACTGCGTAGCCGAACTTGACCCGCAAGGCATTGAAATACGGGTCAGCCCGAAGGACTTCTTGGAAGTGATTGCGGTCCTTCCTCAAATGCTCGTGCCGCATGCAGAAGTCGATATAGAGGGCCTTTTGCTCGTCGGACCCGATGTTCGGGTTGCTGTCGTAGAGCACGTTCTCGAGGATCTTCGTTTGGATGAACTGCGCGCGTCCGTCCGTGTCCCGGACACCCAGCAAGGCCCCCCGGAAGGAAATGGTCACCTCGACGGTCTCCACGGCCTTGGTGTCGGGGTTCTTTCGTCGGATGGATATGCGGCGGGTTTCCACCCGTTCATCCACCTCCTTAGCCAGGATGAAGTCGCCATTCGCGATGAAGAGGCCACTGACGGTGATGTTCGCAACCACCATCAGCTTGTCGCCAGGAACGATCTCCGACTTTCCCGGAAAGAAATGCTCGCGGATCATGCGGTTGTAGCCAGCGGCTTCCGCGTTCGAGCGGGCCACGATGATGGCCTTGTCGTTGATCGCGTGATTGCAGGCCTTGAGGTAGCGGGAGAGGACCCGATCGCCCTCGACCTTCTCGATGTCGGGCACGCTGAAGTCGAAGGTCAGCTTGCAGAATTTTCCGCTCTTCAGGCTGTCGCGAAGCGGCATGACGTTTCGAAGAACGCCGCTGTCCGCCTTCTGCCGGACGACGTCCTCAAGTTCGTAGCTGCGGCAGCTTACGCCGTAGGTTTTGTGGAGGTAGTCGGCATCGAGCGCGGGGGAGAATGACATATCAACTGGGGGCAGCTGCGCCGTATCCCCGATCAGAATGATCTTTTTGTCGTGGTCGTTGTGATCGAGCCGGACGAAGTTGAAGAAATCCTTCAGAAGATATCCGGATCCCGAGCGGAAGAACTCGCTCTCTTGGTAGGCGTCCGAGATGAGCGACGCCTCATCGACCATATAGACTGCGTTCGCCGCGTCGTCGTTGGTCGCGATCTGGGCGTAGTTCTTGAAGGTTTCTGACCCTTTAAGACCCTCGTCGGTATATTCGATTAGTTCCTTGAAGTTATAAATTGTGCGATGGAGCGTCCCGGCTCGGTACCCAGTCTTCCCCTCGATCACTCGCGCGGCGCGTCCCGTGGGAGCACAGAGGCGGAACATACGCCCTTGGGCCGAAAGGTAGTCGGCCAGACCTCTGATGATAAAGGTCTTTCCGGT is a genomic window containing:
- a CDS encoding DUF7017 domain-containing protein, with protein sequence MSSSSEVFKLRRDRQIDAAYEMARERITSPDRDAWDVRAYAWCLIDLLKANARKGSSEAAEDYARQLRALELPENDEILTKERGRALSLLEEGAGEIAQAQEHSKAGRLRDAIKIYADLARRKPLGPEISTNYGWDLYKATKDLLGKKLPEELLPAVVGEARRHLNAYMGLEVERPSQLHSCMLYMASRLASGDHLKMLPFARLWGLEHLRQEDFERFAAKDGKSIPALAEKVVMKAAKEAAETGNRADLDYMLLFVDRMMARFPDNHWLELNKVKLLRALGRQDEARNLALSFTKTKSQEYWAWELLGDLQADPGTRLACYCKSLTCSQDDNFVSPLRLKLAREFLDAGHTAEAKGEIERIFEHKKRSGHRVPVDVQDMTAMDWYAAIDATPPKAGFYARFAAAADDLLFSDLPWIDACVGETFTVEGQDGKPRRKLYLKTPFLPAEVSIPENRLKLKSPRIGQPIRVKADYDPEGERRFILHAVSDRPDGAPFDIFPETVGIVDHVNPSKGLMHFTAGREAQGTFPLAHYKGIAAVGAFVSFKLATFQSRKGGGVRALTAEATSKTPGTQVCRSFRSMVKVRNGLGFTDDNIFIPPDLVRASDINDEDVVTGVAVQSFDKRKRNWGWKAILVSEV
- the katG gene encoding catalase/peroxidase HPI — protein: MPDDVACPFTGGSQKRTPTMFRTNRDWWPNQLNLRILRQHSSLSDPMGKGFDYAEEFKKLDLQALKRDLYALMTDSQDWWPADYGHYGPLFIRMAWHSAGTYRTYDGRGGASSGGQRFAPLNSWPDNGNLDKARRLLWPIKQKYGSRISWADLMILAGNCALESMGFKTFGFGGGRADTWEPGEDIWWGPEAEWLGDMRYTGDRVLENRLAAVQMGLIYVNPQGPNGEPDPVASGRDIRETFARMAMNDEETVALVAGGHTFGKAHGAGDPGLVGREPEGASIEMAGLGWQSTFESGKGVHTITSGIEGPWTPNPTTWDNGYFDVLFGYEWELVKSPAGAWQWAAKELEEKDHAPEVDGSGKRVRLMMTTADMAMRMDPIYEPISRRFHANPGEFADAFARAWFKLTHRDMGPRVRYLGPEVPDEDLIWQDPVPPVDHPLVDAQDIAGLKARILASGLSTAELVRTAWASANTFRGSDRRGGANGARIRLSPQKDWEANQPEQLARVLGVLEGIKAEFDAAAPGGKKVSLADLIVLGGSAAVEQAAKEGGVPVEVPFTPGRTDATQEQTDVHSFSVMEPVADGFRNYLKREVPVSPEEMMVDKAQLMTLTAPEMTVLIGGLRVLGANHGDAKHGVFTSRPGVLSTDFFVNLLDMGTVWKPVSEDEMLFEGRDRATGEAKWTATRVDLAFGANSELRAIAEVYGAGDAQERFARDFVAAWTKVMELDRFDLGKS
- a CDS encoding DEAD/DEAH box helicase, encoding MTSSFEFLQTRWPELHKHAVQAESALHVDADVTAIRLRCFGELLISAFFQLKSLPELTNGRQIDRLRFLEDNRLLNERLLGKLHTLRLLGNKAAHGGTVSAAQAAGLLADAWALAQWFCRLIAPEELYASGPFRLPDPGARPAGASRETVEEALAETGGGREEASDPAAKPARLSQDDSRQEREASDKAFNAVDPTTRELRTPISLREAFAGATLSKSQEEAVEELERFFAAPQAEVFLLKGHAGTGKTFIIRGLADYLSAQGRMFRLCAPTGRAARVIEGKTGYRAGTLHRTIYNFKELIEYTDEGLKGSETFKNYAQIATNDDAANAVYMVDEASLISDAYQESEFFRSGSGYLLKDFFNFVRLDHNDHDKKIILIGDTAQLPPVDMSFSPALDADYLHKTYGVSCRSYELEDVVRQKADSGVLRNVMPLRDSLKSGKFCKLTFDFSVPDIEKVEGDRVLSRYLKACNHAINDKAIIVARSNAEAAGYNRMIREHFFPGKSEIVPGDKLMVVANITVSGLFIANGDFILAKEVDERVETRRISIRRKNPDTKAVETVEVTISFRGALLGVRDTDGRAQFIQTKILENVLYDSNPNIGSDEQKALYIDFCMRHEHLRKDRNHFQEVLRADPYFNALRVKFGYAVTCHKAQGGEWEHVFVVCPRGQNELSSDYFRWLYTAMTRAKGRLYMVKPPHREVGADIKVIGMPPFATSCSSAETISVSPEASIGSPDAPPERFGLTEQNGVLFAILGHVQAVLEGTNIEIEDIVHNQYQEAYFFRRDGESARVNIAYNGKGKIGRIMPTQVNALSDELNQCLGALSDRILTPANRASSSKDVIYVPSQEFLGTFHEWLLSRAKERGIQIADVAELPWCQRYTFARGSDAVVVDIYYNGRGTFSTCKPVNPSRAPRALLSEVIDLLPVRKG
- a CDS encoding IS256 family transposase — its product is MARRKPPVIPDALLDQLLAGSDAKSAFDPNGLLDGLKKALAERALNAEMDHHLAGEDEAGNGRNGYGRKTVLTDTGKLELEIPRDRRATFDPQLIAKYQRRFPGFDDKIVSMYARGMSVREIVGHLRELYGVEVSPDLISAVTDAVLDEIATWQARPLEPVYPLVFFDALRVKVRDEGLVRNKAVHVALGVRADGTKEILGLWLEQNEGAKFWLRVLNELRNRGVEDILIAVVDGLKGFPDAIQAVFPQAMVQTCIVHLLRNSLEFVSWKDRRAVAAALKDIYRAIDATAAEAALEAFEDSAWGRKYPAIGPCWRRAWNEVVPFYAFPAEVRRILYTTNAIESLNAKLRRAVRARGHFPTDDAALKLIFLVLHRTEKQWTMPAREWAMAKAQFAVLFGERFTKAFA